A segment of the Leptolyngbya sp. NIES-3755 genome:
GTCAATGTCTTCATCTCCCAAAGCATCTCGCTCAGATTGAATGATTTCGATGACTTCTTTGAAGTAGAGATCGTCCTGAAAGAGTCCGAAAAGCTTTTCCCAAGGATTTCTAGCAAGTGCTGGAATTGGCAAGTTTACCTTCACTGCTTCTGAATCTTGAACCTGCTCAAGCACCATCCTTTTCAGATCTTCGATCGCGCTTTCTCGTGACTCGGCTTTGACTCGGTAGGAGGGGATTTCAAAGACCGAAGCTTCAAACTGCCCCGATTCCAGCGATTTAACTAATAAGGTGAGATTCATATCGAGGATTCACAACGATAGTCTTAGTTTAGCGGCGATCGACATCTCCCATCGAATTCAAGGTGTTGAAAATTTTATTCCTCGTTACACTTAAGCGTATTCGTTACTTCACACTGTGGTTATGTTCCGCCTCTTTTTGCTTGCAGCGCTCAGTTTGGCAACCGTCGGGGCTTGTGTCGCTCCTCAGAAAGTTGCTATCGAACAACGCGCCAATGCTCTCACTCCAACCGAATTGGCGATCGACAATCAATTCGATAGTGCTTCCGATTTTGCCGAAGGTGCAGCACTCGTTCAGTTTGGTCAAGAATTTCGCTATATCGATCATTCGGGTCGGCTAACTGTTACGCCAAAAATGGAGCTAGAAGCCCATGCCCCTTTTTCTGAAGGCTTAGCGCTCGTTCGTCTCAATGGACTATTTGGCTACATGAATCGACAGGGAGATCTTGCGATCGAGCCTCGATACGAGCAAGCTTCCAAATTCCAGGAAGGACTCGCAGCAATTCGGGTGAACTATCAATACGGATTCATCAAACCGACTGGGGAAGTCGTGATCCCGCCTAAGTACCGGATGACATCGGGATTTTCTCAAGGATTTGCAGCGGTGAAGGTGGGCGAGAAATACGGCTACATTGATCAAACTGGAAGAATGGCGATCGAGCCACAATTCGAGGATGCTTGGCGATTTGCTTCTGGATTGGCAACGGCTCGGATTGGGAAGAAGTGGGGCTACATCAATCAAAGTGGAAAGTTTGTGGTTCAGCCGCAGTTTGATGGAGCGTTTAGTTTATCGGATTCAATGGGGCGAGTTCGTGTGGGCAACCAATGGGGCTACGTTGATCCAAGTGGAAAAATCGCGATCGCACCTCAATTTTCTTTTGCCTCTGATTTTTCTAACGGATTAGCTTTAGTTCAAAGTAATGAAAAATGGGGCTACATTGATAAATCTGGAAGGTTTGTGATTCAGCCGAAATATGATTTTGCTGGAAGTTTTTCAGATGGATTAGCGCCTGTCAAAATTGATGATAGATGGGGGTTTATTGATCCGACTGGAAGAATTGCGATCGCACCCCAGTTTGAGGAGGTTGGTTCATTCAACGAAGGGTTAGCTCGCGTCAAATTAAACGAAAAATGGGGCTATATTCGCAAGCCTTGAGAAAATCTATCAGCAGATCAGTAGATGGACTTGATTCTCCTTATTAGAGTGGATTCGATCGCACTCTAGGAAATCACCTGTGGATGTCTACATTCTTGATCTATTGGTCATTGGATTACTGTTGCTGATGGTCACGCTGGGATCGGGATGGATCGCCCGATTACCTCTTTCTTACGCACTGATTTATCTATTAGTTGGAATTATTCTAAGCCCTTATGGACTCAATCTAATTCAAGTTCGCCCAGATGCTAATTTTCTAGAACGAGTTGCTGAGATTGTTGTTCTCATTTCTCTATTTAGTTGTGGACTGAAAATGAGCCGTCCATTGCAATATGGAGCATGGCGATCGACAATCCGATTAATCGGTTTATTGATGCCGATTACCATTTTTGCGGTTGCCGCGATCGCGCATTATATTGTCCGTCTAGATTGGGGCTTATCGATTCTTTTAGGTGCAATTCTCGCTCCCACCGATCCGGTTTTAGCCTCAGAAGTTCAGCTAGAAGATCCGCACGATCGTGATGAATTAAGATTCGGAATTACTTCAGAAGGCGGATTAAACGATGCTCTAGCATTTCCATTTGTTTATTTTGGAATTCACTGGATTGAAAATGAAAGTTGGCGATCGTGGTTTCACAAATGGATTGCGATCGATCTGATTTGGGCGATTTTTGCTGGAATCGTAGTTGGCTTTCTCGTGGCAAAAGCCATTAAGCAAATCGATAAAAGACTTGAACGCTTTCGCACTCCAGACGATTTGATGGAAGATTTCGTCGCTCTGAGCGCAATTTTTATCACGTATGCCCTAACCGAATTAGTTAACGGCTACGGATTCTTAGCGGTCTTTGTTGCTGGGATTGCGATGCGGCGCAGGCGAAACGCTGAATACACTCAAGATCAGTTACACTTCATCGAACGTCTGGAAAAACTCGCAGAAATCGGAACCATTTTGCTGCTCGGATCGATGCTGAGATTTCAACCAATGCTAAGATTTGCGGGGGATGCCTTCGTGATTGCCTTCAGTCTGATCTTCGTGATTCGACCGATCGGCGCTTGGATTAGTACGATCGGCTTAAAAGTCCATCCCGCGACTCGCTGGCTCTACGGCTGGTTCGGAATTCGAGGAGTTGGCTCGATCTACTATCTCGCTTACGCTTTCGGGAATGGGCTAAAAGGAAACGACGGAGAGCAAATTGCCTGGATTACGTTTTGGACGATCGTTCTTTCCGTTCTAATCCACGGTGTCACCTCCACTCCCCTCATGCGCTGGTATGAACGCAATGTGGAACATAACGAAACCCTAGAGGAAAATCCGGCTCAACACGAAGCTTAGACCCGTAAAACCCCTGAAAAATCTAAAAATCAGGGGTTTTTCTGTTGCATCTTGTTACAACCACTTTCCGAAATGTGCGTTTTCGTTCACATTGAGGAACTATAACCCTGAGATAAGGAGTTTCAACATGTCTTTATCCGACACTCAAGTTTTAGTTGCGCTGGTCGTGGCTCTCATTCCGGGAGTCCTCGCTTTTCGGTTAGCAACTGAGCTTTACAAGTAAGGTTCCGACCTGGCAGGAAACAGTTTTAGAAGCAAACGAGCCGATCGCAGAAAGAAACCTGTAAATTCAGTGATCATTTTGCGATGTAGCAAGTAAACTATCTAGGCAAGTTTCCTGCCTGAATGGGTTCTTTCCGCTCAGGTAGGCTGCTAAAGCGACAAAACCTTGCAAGAAACACAACAGTTAAGACCTCGAAAAGTGAGATCTTCTCTTTTTTCTCCGTTTTAAGTTTTGTCTTTTTTGTGACTAGCGCACTTAGTTCACTCGTACTTCTTGATTTTGGGTTCCAGATTTGCAATTTTAGGTAAGCTCTACTAACCAATTAATCAAGTTTTTGATCAATTGAAATCGCGATTCTTTGCTTGCAAGAGGTAAAGAGTTCAGTCGAGCGCTTATTCAAATTGCACGTCGTCACAAGAGTGAATTTCTTCGTGCTTGAGTAGCTTTTTTGCTGTCACGCTATATGAACCCATGAACGCACTTCCCCTACCACAGCCTCCTGAGTCTCCGAAATCTCGTCGTTCTCGCTCTCCAAAATCGTCGCGCCGTTCTCATCAACAGCAAGACCGCGTTTTGGCAGCCGAAGTGATCGCGAAACTCAGCGTCAATCTCGTGATTTCTGGAGCCGCGATCGCTGCTCTCGTACAGTTAATTCCTTATAGTCTCAATCAACAGGCAAAACTAAAAGAAATCCAAGCCGAAGTTCAAACCGCAGATACGAGGGTGTCTCGGTTGAAGACTAACTTTAATCGTTATTTTGATCCTCAACAGGCGAATGCGATCGTGCAGGAGCAAACGAATCGGGCTGACCCGAATCAGCGTCTAGTCGTCTTAGGAGATTCGGATTCGCCTGTACAAGTCACTGAACCGACTACGGCGCAAAATCCTTAGTTTAAATATGGAAACTGTTGAAGCGTCGGGATGGATTCATCTCGGCGTTTTTGCATGAAAAAATCGCACTCCATAACAGAATGCGATTTAGGTAGAATTTAGAGTGATTTCACAGACACTTCAGGGTCAGTTTCTACCGTTTCGACCCTGTAGGTGAATGATTGACCTTCAGGACTTGTGGAAGCGTGTCGAGCAAAAGAGGTTTCGCTGTGCCAAACCGGGATTTTAGGAAATTCCCAATCCGGTTCAAAAACGGGAGTTGCGAGTGAACACGCTTTCCAGGTGCTCTGGACAGAAACATTGAGTTGGCTACAGTGCCCTCCACGCCGTCCTTCGGGGGAATAAAAACGGCAATGGCGACAAGTCGAGGTGAAGGCATCGTTACTTTTCATTTCTCGGACGATTGCGATAATAAGTGTGAAACGGCAGGACTACTTCTTAAGGAAGTCTTTGGTGTTGTTATGGATTGCTGCGAATTGAGAAACAGTTAGCGAAAAAGTTCACTCATTTCAAAGGGTGTTATGAATGAGCAATAGAAATTTCACGAAGAGGGCAGTTTCTAATCTCTATTGTGAATTGTGTTTCAAGTGACCTATTGTCATGAAATCCTTGGAAATCGCTGCTAGTTCTCGGTTGTAGAGGCTAGTTTTGAAAATAGGGTTTCATATTGTTTTTAGAATTCGGGGATCACTCTAAAGGCAGAGGAAGCTATTCTAAAATTCGATCGAAGGCAATTCGAGACGACGAAGAACAGAACGGGGATCATAGAGAATACAATTCAATCTCCCTTTCTATCCATTAGGTATTCCCAAATTCGTCTGACAATGAAAACGCTTTTATATTCTGAAATCATCCTATTTCCTAATAATCTATATTCATCAGTGTGTTTGATAGGAACAAATTGCCCTTCTGAAAAGAGGAATAATTCTCTCTAGTCATATAGACGGTTTACAGATTTCTAAAAGTATGCGGGTCGGCAAATTCTCACAATTTCTTCACTCAAAATCGCAAGTATTCTTCACCAAAAATGGCTAAATTTGTCGGAGTGCCTGAACGGTCTCTTGTACAGAACGGGCAGCTCGATCGATGTCTGCTTCAGTATTAAATCGTCCAATTCCGAACCGAATCGACGCAAACGCTAAGTTTTTTGGAACGCCGATCGCGCTCAGCACATGAGACGGTTCAATTTTCGCTGAGGTACAAGCAGACCCAGAGGAAACCGCGATCGACGATTGCAATCCCAGCAATAACGCCTGTCCGTCCACCCCTTCGACGCTGATGTTCAAATTTCCTGGTAAGCGCTGAGTTGGATGTCCGTTTAGATGAACGCCTTCAATCTGCAACTGTTCCCACAAGCGATCGCGCAATTTGCCAATTTGAAGCATTTCCGAAGTTGGATCAGAAATCTCGATCGCTTTCCCCAATCCAACAATTAAAGGCGTGTAGAGCGTTCCCGATCGCATTCCTCGCTCGTGTCCGCCTCCGTGTAACTGTGCTGAAACTTGAACTCTAGGATTCTTGCGCCGCACGTACAAAGCACCAATGCCTTTTGGAGCATAAAGCTTGTGCCCGGTGATCGACATCAAATCAATGTTCTTAACTGTGAGGGGAACTTTCCCGATCGCTTGTGCCGCATCGGTGTGAAAAAGAATGTTTCGACTGTGGCAAAGTTCGCCAATTTTGTCGATCGGATGAATCACGCCAATTTCATTGTTTGCCACCATGACCGAAACCAAAATCGTATCTTCGCGCATGGCGTTTTCGAGTTCCGTCAGATTGATTAAACCAAAGCGATCGACTCCCAAGTAAGTCACTTCAAATCCAAGCGATTCCAAATATCGACAAGGATCTAACACAGCATTATGTTCAGTCTGAACCGTGATAATGTGTCGCCCTTGATTGAAATACGCTTCTGCGACTCCTTTGATTGCTAAGTTATTCGCCTCAGTTGCACCGCTCGTAAAGATGACTTCTTCGGGTGTGGCGTGAATGGTTTCAGCAATGATTTCTCGTGCTTGTGTCACGGCGGCTTCTGCTTCCCAGCCATAGGCATGAGTCACACTTGCAGGATTGCCATAATGCTCAGTGAAGAAAGGAAGCATTGCAGCTAAAACGCGATCGTCTACCCGTGTGGTTGAATGATTATCGAGATAAATCGGACGCATATCTTAATCACAGGGCTACTGAATGACCAATCCGTTTGATCTGTATGAGCAAATTCTATTTACAGGCTATACCGAAGATGAAATTTTGGAGATGGAATTGTTGATGTCAGATTGGAATCAGGCAACCTATCAAACGATCGCTCATAGTATTGTTGACCATGCAGAGCGACATGGATTCTCCGGAGAGTATCTAAGGTATCTTCGCAAGGCAAAGAATTTCAATAAAAAAGGTGCGAGACAGAAAGTTCTATCCGATGGGGCAATAAGATGGAACAAAGGGTTTGAATTTCTAATCGAGCGCTCTGGCAAAATTGTTTCATACGGCGAAAACTAGCGGTCTATGAATAAACGACTTCTTTCACAGCCATCTTCTGATCTAATCCATATTAGTAAATTGGTAGAACAGTTAAATCTGGACTATCAAGCAATGCGATCGCAGCGTCATCAACTAGCGCAATGGGAAGAAGACCAGGATTTTAGTATTTTGGGTGAGATTGAGCTATTTGCAACGAAGATCCAAGGGTATGCAAGTCAGGTAATGACCCAGAACTTTCAAGAATCGATCGATGAAATGGCTCAACAGCTTAAACAACTGAAGCTCTTTGAAATTGAATATTTTGCAGACTGGTACTTTACTCAGAGTGCTAAATATTCACAGATAAAAGCATATATCGAGGCGCAAAATTATCTAAGGCTTTTGCTCCTAGAGTATCTCAATCAACATTCTTCTTTGCAGTCAGCAGTGTGATTCCTCTTTCACAGTCTTTCTCTAGGCTTCAGTTCGGTTAGAAATCGATCTGCTTCAGCTAAATGGCGTGGCTGGCTCTAGAGTGACCTCAAATACGTTAGCAAATGCGATCGCAATTTCTCGTTTGACTTCGTCGATCGTGATTCCTGGTACAAATTGCTCAAGACTCCCAACGGCTTTATCTGAAATACCACAGGGAACAATGCGATCGAATCCACTTAAATCGGGATTCACATTCAGAGCAAATCCGTGCATGGTGATCCAGCGACTGACTTTAATGCCGATCGCAGCTAACTTTCGATCTTTTACCCAAACTCCAGTAAGTCCCGAAATTCGCGTTCCTGATAGTCCATACACCGCTAAAACTCGAATGATTACTTCCTCTAACTGTCGAAGATACCAATGCAAATCTCGCTGATAGTAGTTCAGATTTAGAATCGGATAGCCCACAATCTGACCGGGACAATGATAAGTGACTTCTCCGCCGCGCTCGATGCGATGAAGTTCGTACTCAGAGTGATTTGGATCGAACTTGAGAAACCCAAGATCAGAGCCTTGTCCTAACGTATAAACCGGGGAATGCTCTAGCAGGATTAAAATATCACTGAGATCCGAATTCTGTTTCCGTGCATCTACCAGCGATCGCTGCCAATCCCAAGCCGTTTTGTAAGCAGTCAAACCTTCAGAGTAGAGAAGACACGATCGCATGAAAGATATTGATCCCAAACACTTCACTCTGAAACATTTTCGTTTAAAGATCAAGCGAGAAACAGATGAAATTACCGAATACTGCGAATCAAGAATTATCAACAGATGCAAAAGATTTTTAACGGAATGGTTTGCCAGAATACAAAGTGCTAGTGTGAAGTTAATCACCCACCACTTCAGGGGAGGAAATAGCTTATATGAAGCTTGTGATCCAGGGAAAGAATATCGAGATTACGGACGCGATTCGAGAGTACGTTCATCAGAAAATCGAGAAAGCAGTGAGCCATTATCAAACCCTCACAACCGAAGTCGATGTTCATCTCTCTGTTAGTCGTAACCCCCGTCTTGTCAAACAAATCGCTGAAGTTACGATCTACGCGAATGGCACTGTTGTTCGAGCCGAAGAAGGGAGCGAAAATCTGTATGCAAGCATCGATTTAGTAGCAGATAAAATTGCTCGTCGCTTGCGGAAATATAAAGAAAAAAGATCAAATCATCGACATGAAAAGAACACGGAAACTTTGAGCGATCAGCCTGTGGTTGGAGAGTTGGATCTCAACCGAGAGCCAGAACTTCCCGCACAAGTGGTTCGCACCAAGTATTTCTCAATGCCGCCGATGACCGTGGAACAAGCGATCGAGCAGCTTGAACTGGTGGGACATGATTTCTATATGTTCCGCAATGTCGAAACGGGCGAAATCAATGTTGCCTATGAGCGTAATCACGGCGGATTTGGAGTGATCCAGCCTCGCAACAGCAACGGACACACTCATCATCACAATGGCAACGGGAAAACCACTGCCGACACGGTACATTCGCTCACAAGATAATGACAACGGGGGTGCGGTCAAACGTGCCCCTTTTTGTTAAGACAATCTGAGGTTTTGAACAGCTAAATCAAAACAGTTTGATAATCCAACATTATCAATTCTCAGATTGAAGACTCTACAGTTTCAACGAGATCAAATTGCTTCGATTAATTAATAGGAATTGCTTGATCCTTTGAACTCTGCATTACAAAGAATTAGGCTGATTTTCTATTACTTGAAATCGGAGACAAATTGTTATTTCTAATATCCAAGGAGGATAGTATGAGCAGTAACTCAACTGGCATCCGAAGTGTGGCGATCGTAGGTCCTTATCTCAGCGGCAAAACGACGCTACTTGAAAGCTTGCTCTGGGTCACCAATGCGGTTTCTCGCAAAGGCACAGTGCAAGACAAGAACACGGTCGGAGATAGCAGCCCTGAATCCCGCGATCGCCAAATGACGGTTGAAATTAACACCGCTTTCACGACTTACGAAGATGTGCGGTTTACGTTCCTTGACTGTCCTGGCTCGGTTGAATTCGCTCAGGAAACTTTAAATGCACTGATTGGCGTGGATGCCGTAGTCGTTGTGACTGAACCCCTTGTCGATCGAGTTCTGACACTCTCGCCATTGTTCAAATTCCTGGATGATTGGGAAATTCCGCACTTAGTGTTCTTCAACAAAATGGATCGCGCTGATGTGGACTTTATGGAAGTGCTTCATGCGCTGAAAACCGTGTCGAGTCGTCCATTGATTCCGCATCAATATCCGATCGGGCGTGGAGAATCGCTGACTGGATTTATTGATTTAGTCACGGAGCAAGCTTATCACTATCATCCGGGCGCACCTGCTGATCCAGTTCCTTTCCCCGAAGACCTCAAGGATCAAGAGCAACTGGCACGAATGGAAATGCTCGAAACCTTGGCAAACTGGGACGATCATCTCTTAGAAGAACTGTTAGAAGAGATTGAACCGCCTGAAGATGAAATTGTGCAAGATTTGAAAATGGAACTGGGTGCAGACTTGATTGTGCCTGTGTTCTTTGGATGTGCCGATCGAGATTTTGGGGTCCGTCCGCTACTCTCTGCATTACTGCGGGAAACACCAGAACCGGATACCATTGCAGAACATCGCGGCATCAAACCAGGCAACACCGAAATTGCTCAAGTTCTGAAGACTTACCACACACAGCAGGGCGGAAAGCTTTCACTGGTTCGAGTTTGGCAAGGAACAATCACCGATGGTATGACGCTCAATAGTGTTCGCATCGGTGGAATGTATCGCCTGATGGGTCAACAGCAACAAAGTGTCAATTCTGCTCAAGCAGGTGAGATTGTTGCTCTCGCTCGAATGGAAGGAATCAAAACTGGAGAGACATTGTCTACCGGACAAGTCAAAGCACTTCCAAAACCGGAACAAATCAGACCTGTATATGCAATGGCAATTCAGGCAGAGAAGCGCAATGACGAAGTAAAACTCACAGGAACATTGGCGAAACTGCTCGAAGAGGATTGTGGTATCTGTTGGGAACAACATGGCGATACGCATGAAATCATTCTGTGGGGACAGGGTGAAATTCATTTGCAAGTTGCACTCGATCGATTACGACGCAAGTATAATCTGCCCATGTCTACGCATCTCCCGCAAGTTCCCTACAAAGAAACCGTTCGCAAAGCCACTAATTCACACGGACGCTACAAGCACCAAACGGGAGGACATGGACAGTTCGGAGATGTCTATCTCGACATTCAACCTGTGTCGCGGGGGGACGGCTTCCAATTCGGTGAAAAGATTGTCGGCGGTGTAGTTCCCAAACAGTACATTCCGGGTGTCGAAATGGGTGTACGGGAATATCTTTCAACAGGCCCGCTTGGATTCCCAGTGGTTGATGTTGCAGTCACACTGACGAATGGTTCCTATCACAGCGTTGATAGTTCGGAGCAAGCCTTTAAGCAAGCGGCTCGAATTGCGATGCAAGAAGGGATGGCGAAATGCGAACCTGTACTGTTAGAGCCGATCGTGCGAGTCACGGTCTCTGTTCCAACGGATTTCACCTCGAAAGTGCTGCGGCTCTCTAGTGGTCGTCGCGGTCAGGTGATGGGCTATGACAGTAAAGACGGTTGGGTTGGTTGGGATGATGTGATTGTATTGTTACCACAGGCAGAAATGCACGATTTGATTGTGGAACTGCGATCGCAAACCATGGGGGTCGGATTCTTCCAATACGAATTCGATCATCTACAAGAAGTCCCCGATAAGTTGGCGGAGCGAGTTCTGGTAACGACGGGCAAATCGAAATAAACTGCATTGAGCTTGGGAACGATAACGAAAGCCTTCTCGAATTTGAGGAGGCTTTACTGTTTCACTCAAGCCTTAACTATGCGAAAAACGGCTCTCACTTTCAGTCTCATTGCAGCAGGTTTGTTTTCTGGGATTGTTTCATCTGCTGAAGCGACTCCTGTTCAGCTTGCTCAACAGAGACGATTAGAATTTCAAGGCTGGGATTTTTATGCAAGTAACATTAGTTATATTGCTTCACATGGCAAAACCGAAGCAAGAATTACTTTGAATGTTCGGAATCTCACTGGTGGCAGAGCATCTCTCAGAGCTGATGAAATTGATCTAATTCGTCGCGTCATGCTAGTTGATGCTCACGGCAATGCCTATTCCAATGATGGGTTTGATGAGGATAGGTTACTCGGCAAGTCCTTTTTCTTTGGTGAAGCTGTAGCAATTGATCTTTCTTTTAATGCCCCGCCTGCTTTGCATCCTCGGTTTCTGTTAATTGAGCGATCGCAAGGTGATCCAATTCGTCTTCCCTGTAATTGAGAGAATTTTAGACCCGTGGTTTTCACAAGCTGCGGGTTCTTTTTTGTGTCACATTAATGAATATGTGATCTTATGTGAAGCGCGATGGAACTCAAGGTTTTACCGAAACAGGCACTTCTTGCCAAAACGTTTCATTGGATTAATGTGGTTAGTTTATTCGTGATGCTGACCAGCGGATTGCAAATCTACAATGCCAATCCGGTGTTTGGAGGTAGAGCAGGAATTCCAATTCCGCCGATTTTTACTTTGGGCGGGTGGTTAGCAGGGGGGCGCGACTGGCACTTTGCAGGAATGGGAATCTTTTCGCTCAATTTGCTTTGGTATGGAATTTATATAATTGTGACGCGGCGATGGCAGCATCGATTTGTGGGCGCGAATGATGTGAAGGCGCTCCAGACCGGGAAGAATCCGAAGCGGAAATATTATGCTTGGCATCGGGTGGCTTATACCGCGATCGTTCCCATTCTTCTCCTCGCGATTCTCAGCGGCATCGGTATGTACAAACCCGCTCAATTTCCTTGGATTGTGGATATGTTTGGAGATTGGCAAGCGTTGAGGATTGTCCATTTCTCTAGTGTTCCGACCGTGATTGGATTCGCGATCGTTCATTCTTTTCTCGCGCTCAAAGTTGGTGGTTCTCGCCTGATTGATTCAATGTTCTGGTAAGGGTTAATGCAGAATTTTTCGCGACGTGACCTTCTTAAAATTGCTGGCGTTTCAGGTTCGGGACTGATTCTAGGTGGCTGTGGTGTTCCGCTTTTTGCAGATGTAGCAGGCGCACTCACAGAACCATTCAATCAAAAGATCGAGGAACTATTACTGAAGCCTGAAACGCCCGTTCCTGAATTTGCGGCGAATCAGATCGAGCCAGATAAATTAATCGTGAATACCTTTGGATTCACACCTGTGATTGATCCAGAGAAATTTCAATTAATCATTGATGGCGAAGTCAATCAGCCGTTGTCGCTCAGTTTGAATGAGATTTACAAATTGCCACTCACTTCGATGATTACTCGTCTCGTTTGCGTCGAGGGATGGGCAGCGATCGCACAGTGGGGCGGTGTTCGATTACGAGATTTGATTCAACTCGCGCAACCGAAACCAGAAGTTCAGTACGTTTATTTTCAATCTGCCGATCGCTATTCCGAGAGTTGGGATATTCGATCGTGCCTCCATCCTCAAACGTTGATGGCGTATCAGAAGAATGGGGAACCGTTACCGATCGAGAATGGTGCGCCGCTACGATTAGCATCGCCGATCAAGCTGGGATACAAGCAGAGTAAATGGGTG
Coding sequences within it:
- a CDS encoding hypothetical protein (similar to AA sequence:cyanobase_aa:LBDG_15020); the encoded protein is MNLTLLVKSLESGQFEASVFEIPSYRVKAESRESAIEDLKRMVLEQVQDSEAVKVNLPIPALARNPWEKLFGLFQDDLYFKEVIEIIQSERDALGDEDIDPTYYMTQN
- a CDS encoding KWG repeat-containing protein (similar to AA sequence:cyanobase_aa:LBDG_21540): MFRLFLLAALSLATVGACVAPQKVAIEQRANALTPTELAIDNQFDSASDFAEGAALVQFGQEFRYIDHSGRLTVTPKMELEAHAPFSEGLALVRLNGLFGYMNRQGDLAIEPRYEQASKFQEGLAAIRVNYQYGFIKPTGEVVIPPKYRMTSGFSQGFAAVKVGEKYGYIDQTGRMAIEPQFEDAWRFASGLATARIGKKWGYINQSGKFVVQPQFDGAFSLSDSMGRVRVGNQWGYVDPSGKIAIAPQFSFASDFSNGLALVQSNEKWGYIDKSGRFVIQPKYDFAGSFSDGLAPVKIDDRWGFIDPTGRIAIAPQFEEVGSFNEGLARVKLNEKWGYIRKP
- a CDS encoding transporter, CPA2 family (similar to AA sequence:cyanobase_aa:LBDG_21530), with translation MDVYILDLLVIGLLLLMVTLGSGWIARLPLSYALIYLLVGIILSPYGLNLIQVRPDANFLERVAEIVVLISLFSCGLKMSRPLQYGAWRSTIRLIGLLMPITIFAVAAIAHYIVRLDWGLSILLGAILAPTDPVLASEVQLEDPHDRDELRFGITSEGGLNDALAFPFVYFGIHWIENESWRSWFHKWIAIDLIWAIFAGIVVGFLVAKAIKQIDKRLERFRTPDDLMEDFVALSAIFITYALTELVNGYGFLAVFVAGIAMRRRRNAEYTQDQLHFIERLEKLAEIGTILLLGSMLRFQPMLRFAGDAFVIAFSLIFVIRPIGAWISTIGLKVHPATRWLYGWFGIRGVGSIYYLAYAFGNGLKGNDGEQIAWITFWTIVLSVLIHGVTSTPLMRWYERNVEHNETLEENPAQHEA
- a CDS encoding photosystem I reaction center subunit XII (ab initio prediction:Prodigal:2.6;~similar to AA sequence:cyanobase_aa:NIES39_A03290), encoding MSLSDTQVLVALVVALIPGVLAFRLATELYK
- a CDS encoding hypothetical protein (hypothetical protein FJSC11DRAFT_3333;~similar to AA sequence:cyanobase_aa:LBDG_21630), yielding MNALPLPQPPESPKSRRSRSPKSSRRSHQQQDRVLAAEVIAKLSVNLVISGAAIAALVQLIPYSLNQQAKLKEIQAEVQTADTRVSRLKTNFNRYFDPQQANAIVQEQTNRADPNQRLVVLGDSDSPVQVTEPTTAQNP
- a CDS encoding aminotransferase class V (similar to AA sequence:cyanobase_aa:LBDG_17320), giving the protein MRPIYLDNHSTTRVDDRVLAAMLPFFTEHYGNPASVTHAYGWEAEAAVTQAREIIAETIHATPEEVIFTSGATEANNLAIKGVAEAYFNQGRHIITVQTEHNAVLDPCRYLESLGFEVTYLGVDRFGLINLTELENAMREDTILVSVMVANNEIGVIHPIDKIGELCHSRNILFHTDAAQAIGKVPLTVKNIDLMSITGHKLYAPKGIGALYVRRKNPRVQVSAQLHGGGHERGMRSGTLYTPLIVGLGKAIEISDPTSEMLQIGKLRDRLWEQLQIEGVHLNGHPTQRLPGNLNISVEGVDGQALLLGLQSSIAVSSGSACTSAKIEPSHVLSAIGVPKNLAFASIRFGIGRFNTEADIDRAARSVQETVQALRQI
- a CDS encoding hypothetical protein (hypothetical protein PCC8801_1090;~similar to AA sequence:cyanobase_aa:LBDG_17330), whose product is MTNPFDLYEQILFTGYTEDEILEMELLMSDWNQATYQTIAHSIVDHAERHGFSGEYLRYLRKAKNFNKKGARQKVLSDGAIRWNKGFEFLIERSGKIVSYGEN
- a CDS encoding hypothetical protein (hypothetical protein PCC8801_1089;~similar to AA sequence:cyanobase_aa:LBDG_17340), which encodes MNKRLLSQPSSDLIHISKLVEQLNLDYQAMRSQRHQLAQWEEDQDFSILGEIELFATKIQGYASQVMTQNFQESIDEMAQQLKQLKLFEIEYFADWYFTQSAKYSQIKAYIEAQNYLRLLLLEYLNQHSSLQSAV
- a CDS encoding lipoyltransferase (similar to AA sequence:cyanobase_aa:LBDG_45010), whose product is MRSCLLYSEGLTAYKTAWDWQRSLVDARKQNSDLSDILILLEHSPVYTLGQGSDLGFLKFDPNHSEYELHRIERGGEVTYHCPGQIVGYPILNLNYYQRDLHWYLRQLEEVIIRVLAVYGLSGTRISGLTGVWVKDRKLAAIGIKVSRWITMHGFALNVNPDLSGFDRIVPCGISDKAVGSLEQFVPGITIDEVKREIAIAFANVFEVTLEPATPFS
- a CDS encoding light repressed protein A homolog (similar to AA sequence:cyanobase_aa:LBDG_45020), whose protein sequence is MKLVIQGKNIEITDAIREYVHQKIEKAVSHYQTLTTEVDVHLSVSRNPRLVKQIAEVTIYANGTVVRAEEGSENLYASIDLVADKIARRLRKYKEKRSNHRHEKNTETLSDQPVVGELDLNREPELPAQVVRTKYFSMPPMTVEQAIEQLELVGHDFYMFRNVETGEINVAYERNHGGFGVIQPRNSNGHTHHHNGNGKTTADTVHSLTR